In the genome of Saccharomonospora viridis DSM 43017, one region contains:
- the rsfS gene encoding ribosome silencing factor → MAATAEALDLATAAARAAADKKATDVVLIDVSERLVITDVFVIASAPNERQVGAIVDNIEEKLRKAGHRPVRREGTREGRWVLIDYTDVVVHVQHDEERAFYGLERLWKDCPRIEVEGLEAPAEDADGDEETDVS, encoded by the coding sequence GTGGCAGCGACGGCCGAAGCCTTAGACCTCGCGACCGCGGCCGCGCGTGCGGCCGCGGACAAGAAGGCGACCGACGTGGTGCTGATCGACGTCTCGGAGCGTCTTGTGATCACCGACGTCTTCGTGATCGCGTCGGCGCCCAACGAACGTCAGGTCGGCGCCATCGTCGACAACATCGAGGAAAAGCTTCGCAAGGCCGGGCACAGGCCGGTGCGCAGGGAGGGCACCAGGGAAGGGCGCTGGGTGCTCATCGACTACACCGACGTCGTGGTGCACGTCCAACACGACGAGGAGCGCGCCTTCTACGGTCTTGAGCGGCTGTGGAAGGACTGTCCCCGGATCGAGGTCGAGGGGCTGGAAGCCCCGGCCGAGGACGCGGACGGTGACGAGGAAACGGACGTGTCGTGA